A stretch of Imperialibacter roseus DNA encodes these proteins:
- a CDS encoding T9SS type B sorting domain-containing protein, which translates to MLKKLILTLSAGLIFLLSSTSNVSATHIRAGEIIARRISNSSLEFEFSIIGYTDTGSTVKFGGGDIDFGDGTVLNVESEADPVVTINLGDEVASNVFTIRHTYQAPGVYTVRFREFYRNAGVVNMANSVETPFYTETQLIIDPFYGLNNTPVLLVPPVDRGAVGATFIHNPGAYDPDGDSLSYRISVPKRNYNDTVFDYRSPIDPKFYTKVDYATANQNQDGPPTFSLDPVSGNLVWDAPGLRGEYNVAFIVEEWRNVLGTWVKLGYVTRDMQIIIEDSENERPEIIVPEDICVEAGTLIDEDIFATDPEGLPVIMEAFGGPFEFLGSPATFSPSPPDYQPSPGTLNFTWQTVCGHVRERPYEVQFKVVDTHPPPNAGPKLVDFKTWNITVVAPAPTGLTATIKSDKVIELEWDAYECANAEYIQIWRRVDSYDFTPIDCEVGMPDYAGYELIDVVDDGARSYTDDNKGQRLDVAANYCYRLVAVFPTPGGGVSYASVEACGILEINAPVITNVDVKTTSVDAGEIEVRWSPPIEIDQASFPPPYNYELFRAEELQGEKNMISLGVIADDTVFLDNGLNTRDVTYNYRVHLVDTQGGVIDTSGVASQVRLELKPLLQSIELTWDANVPWSNNTQDYPIHYIYRNRVDENDPGLLVQIASVDVNEEGFYFWDDGSFNGVPLNENLEYCYYVTTQGSYGNVALAEPLINNSQIICGQPNDKTPPCGPVNFVLDESFGCDAVLQSQSCDFSAFSNKLSWEKDPSDGCEDDVRSFNIYFSETGAEGSFNLIDNVITSTYRHVDLTSFKGCYKISAVDRSGNESELSEAVCNDNCPYFELPNVFTPNGDGRNDVFRPFYDDGTITGFDRAKCIRFVDAVVFTVFDRTGNAIYNFTSAGVENSILIDWDGRTNEGSELPSGVYFYTADVTFDVLDPKQMNKQYKGWVQIMK; encoded by the coding sequence ATGTTGAAAAAGTTAATACTGACGCTGAGTGCAGGGCTGATCTTTCTTCTGTCGTCCACTTCAAATGTATCTGCCACCCACATCAGGGCCGGTGAGATTATCGCCCGCAGAATCTCCAATTCCAGCCTCGAGTTCGAATTTTCAATCATTGGATATACAGATACCGGTTCGACGGTGAAATTTGGCGGGGGTGATATTGATTTTGGTGATGGAACGGTGCTGAATGTTGAGTCGGAAGCCGACCCTGTTGTCACCATCAATTTGGGTGACGAAGTAGCCTCAAATGTTTTTACCATTCGCCATACTTACCAGGCCCCTGGCGTATATACTGTCCGGTTCAGAGAGTTTTACAGAAACGCCGGCGTAGTTAACATGGCTAATAGTGTTGAAACTCCATTTTACACTGAGACGCAGCTGATTATTGACCCTTTTTATGGCCTCAACAACACGCCTGTGCTGCTGGTGCCGCCAGTCGACAGGGGCGCAGTTGGTGCCACCTTCATCCACAACCCTGGTGCTTATGACCCCGATGGAGATAGTCTTTCCTACAGGATCTCAGTGCCCAAAAGGAATTATAACGATACAGTATTTGACTACAGAAGCCCCATTGATCCTAAGTTTTATACCAAAGTAGATTACGCAACAGCCAACCAAAATCAAGACGGGCCTCCTACCTTTTCACTCGACCCCGTTTCGGGCAACCTTGTTTGGGATGCGCCTGGTTTGAGAGGTGAATACAACGTTGCCTTTATTGTGGAAGAATGGCGAAATGTGCTGGGAACCTGGGTAAAACTGGGGTATGTGACCAGAGATATGCAGATTATCATCGAAGATTCTGAGAATGAGCGTCCTGAAATTATAGTACCAGAAGACATATGTGTGGAAGCAGGAACGCTGATAGATGAAGACATTTTTGCTACCGACCCTGAAGGGCTACCTGTTATCATGGAGGCGTTCGGTGGTCCTTTTGAATTCCTGGGCTCTCCAGCTACTTTTTCTCCGTCTCCACCAGACTATCAGCCGTCGCCAGGAACGCTGAATTTTACATGGCAAACAGTGTGTGGACATGTGCGTGAAAGGCCTTATGAAGTGCAGTTCAAGGTGGTGGATACTCACCCACCGCCAAACGCAGGGCCGAAGCTTGTGGATTTCAAAACCTGGAACATTACTGTGGTGGCACCGGCTCCTACCGGTTTAACTGCAACTATAAAATCTGACAAGGTCATAGAACTTGAATGGGATGCTTACGAATGCGCCAATGCTGAGTATATACAGATATGGCGACGGGTTGATAGCTACGACTTTACCCCGATTGACTGCGAAGTAGGCATGCCTGACTATGCTGGCTACGAGCTGATTGATGTGGTGGACGACGGTGCCCGCTCGTACACCGATGACAACAAAGGCCAAAGACTCGATGTGGCGGCCAACTACTGTTACAGGCTGGTGGCTGTGTTTCCTACTCCGGGCGGTGGTGTCTCTTATGCATCAGTAGAGGCTTGTGGTATTCTTGAAATAAACGCCCCGGTCATTACTAATGTGGATGTGAAGACGACGTCCGTAGATGCAGGCGAAATAGAGGTCAGGTGGAGTCCACCGATAGAAATTGACCAGGCAAGTTTTCCACCGCCTTATAATTATGAATTGTTCAGAGCAGAAGAACTTCAGGGCGAAAAGAACATGATTAGCCTTGGAGTGATTGCTGACGACACAGTGTTTTTGGATAATGGGCTGAACACCAGGGATGTAACCTACAATTACAGGGTTCATCTGGTGGATACCCAGGGGGGAGTGATCGATACTTCCGGCGTAGCTTCTCAGGTGAGGCTGGAGCTAAAGCCGTTGTTGCAGTCTATTGAGTTGACATGGGATGCGAATGTGCCCTGGTCGAACAATACCCAGGATTATCCGATCCATTACATTTACCGCAACAGGGTAGATGAGAATGATCCAGGCCTGCTTGTTCAGATTGCCTCTGTGGACGTCAACGAAGAGGGCTTCTACTTTTGGGACGATGGTTCGTTCAATGGAGTGCCGTTAAACGAAAACCTGGAGTATTGCTATTATGTTACTACGCAGGGCTCTTATGGAAACGTCGCTCTGGCTGAGCCGCTGATCAATAATTCGCAAATTATATGTGGGCAACCGAACGATAAGACGCCGCCTTGCGGCCCTGTAAACTTTGTGCTTGACGAAAGCTTCGGCTGTGACGCAGTGCTTCAAAGCCAATCCTGCGATTTCAGTGCTTTTAGCAACAAGTTGAGTTGGGAAAAGGACCCTTCTGATGGATGTGAGGACGACGTAAGAAGTTTCAATATCTATTTTAGTGAAACTGGCGCTGAAGGCTCCTTTAACCTGATTGATAACGTTATTACTTCTACCTATCGTCACGTTGATTTGACTTCGTTTAAAGGATGTTATAAAATCTCGGCTGTAGACCGTTCCGGCAATGAAAGTGAGTTGAGTGAGGCCGTTTGCAACGACAATTGCCCATATTTTGAACTGCCAAATGTATTTACCCCCAATGGCGACGGCAGGAATGATGTGTTCAGGCCTTTCTATGACGACGGAACAATCACAGGTTTCGACAGGGCGAAATGTATTCGATTCGTTGATGCCGTGGTATTTACCGTGTTCGACAGGACAGGTAACGCCATCTACAACTTCACTTCTGCGGGCGTAGAGAACAGTATTTTGATTGATTGGGATGGCCGTACCAACGAGGGCTCGGAACTTCCATCTGGTGTTTATTTTTACACAGCAGACGTTACGTTTGATGTGCTTGACCCCAAGCAAATGAACAAACAATACAAGGGATGGGTGCAGATCATGAAATAG
- a CDS encoding thiol-disulfide oxidoreductase DCC family protein produces MGADHEIAGIPDNLILFDGVCNLCNSSVNFVIERDRKSVFSFASLQSEVGRVLLESQGVSNAELESVMLWRNSVLYKKSRAALEISRQLSGLWPILYVFRIVPAFLRDFVYDFVAANRYKWFGKRDQCRMPEPGLKKRFVENIPAWKKL; encoded by the coding sequence ATGGGTGCAGATCATGAAATAGCCGGCATTCCTGACAACCTGATTCTGTTTGATGGAGTGTGCAATCTTTGTAATTCCTCCGTCAATTTTGTCATAGAAAGAGATAGAAAGTCAGTTTTTTCATTTGCGTCACTGCAGTCCGAAGTGGGCAGGGTGCTTTTAGAGAGCCAGGGAGTTTCGAATGCCGAACTGGAAAGTGTCATGCTCTGGCGGAATAGTGTGCTTTATAAAAAGAGCCGGGCAGCGCTCGAAATAAGCAGACAGCTGAGCGGACTTTGGCCCATTTTGTATGTATTTAGAATTGTACCCGCTTTTCTGAGAGACTTCGTCTACGACTTCGTAGCGGCCAACCGTTACAAATGGTTTGGCAAGAGAGATCAATGCCGGATGCCGGAACCAGGACTGAAAAAGCGGTTTGTGGAGAACATCCCGGCTTGGAAAAAGCTTTGA
- a CDS encoding T9SS type B sorting domain-containing protein, with product MKRLVEAFLLLLFSCTATFATHIRAGEITVRRISNGPHTYEITVIAYTDTGSPIQFGEGNINLGDGSVYALKNLAAKETIPLGNDVAFNRFVFTHTYPAPGGYTISYQESNRNAGVLNMMRSIDTPFYIETTLAIDPAYKLNSSPVLLVPPVDRAIVGARFVHNPGAFDQDGDSLAYKMWYPKQNRFDSVFNYRNPNHKIFYEGRDYFAANQDQDSIPSFTLDPISGDLVWDAPGMAGEYNVAFIVEEWRLFFGEWKLLGQVTRDMQIIVEESDNRPPDLIVPADICVEAGTLIQDQVTGIDPEGMGVLMEAFGGPFEFSSGNASFSPAPPVYQQSPGTLNFTWQTACSHVRQRPYEIRFKVTDEPADGGAKLVDFDTWNITVVAPAPTGLAASSEPNGVVRLSWDEYTCSNAELLQIWRRVESYDFTPANCEVGMPAYAGYELIDVVDVGALGYTDDNLGAGLNPGASYCYRLVASFYEPEGGLSYVSAEACAVIRADAPVITHVDVETTSTENGRVNVSWTSPFDIDKVDFPPPYTYEVLRAKGLNGDNEIVSLGTTQDTTWVDQGLNTADFPYNYLVRHVANNGQLVGASSAASTVRLELKSDSTSIDLNWRFDVPWSNNSKEFPKHFIYRNNVDVVDPDGFYLISSTDIAGQDFKFADTLGLVPKTEYCYYVTTQGSYGNPAIAAPLLNRSQIICGYLDDKVPPCLPISLALDNAFSCEAQTQFTDCGASNFSNRILWEKEAVFECEDEAVSYNVYFSALGEEGTYNLIAQVNTTDFTHQNLKSFKGCYRVAAVDNSGNESEWTDPVCNDNCPYFELPNVFTPNNDGKNDLFIPYYNDGTIADFDLTRCMRFVKSVDFKVYDRSGKMVFYTNSSGVEGSIFINWAGQTEAGIDLPSGVYYYVADVEFDVLDQQQAKEELKGWVQLVR from the coding sequence ATGAAAAGACTAGTAGAGGCATTTCTTTTGTTGCTTTTCTCCTGCACGGCTACATTTGCTACCCATATTAGGGCAGGTGAAATCACTGTCAGACGTATTTCCAATGGCCCTCATACATACGAAATAACTGTCATAGCCTATACCGACACAGGCTCACCAATTCAGTTTGGCGAAGGAAATATTAACCTGGGCGACGGGTCAGTTTATGCATTAAAAAACCTGGCGGCAAAGGAGACCATTCCACTGGGAAATGATGTGGCTTTTAACAGGTTCGTATTCACTCACACGTATCCAGCGCCGGGTGGTTACACCATCAGCTACCAGGAAAGCAATCGGAATGCTGGTGTTCTGAATATGATGCGGTCGATTGACACTCCCTTTTACATTGAAACAACGCTGGCAATAGACCCTGCTTATAAGTTAAATAGCAGCCCTGTGCTATTGGTACCCCCGGTTGACAGAGCGATTGTTGGCGCACGGTTTGTTCACAATCCCGGGGCCTTCGATCAGGATGGTGATAGCCTGGCCTATAAAATGTGGTACCCAAAGCAAAACCGATTTGACTCTGTCTTTAACTATCGGAACCCAAACCATAAGATTTTTTATGAAGGCAGGGATTATTTTGCGGCAAATCAAGACCAGGACAGCATTCCATCGTTTACACTTGACCCCATTAGTGGCGACCTTGTTTGGGATGCGCCCGGGATGGCTGGTGAATACAACGTTGCATTCATTGTAGAAGAATGGCGTTTGTTTTTTGGAGAGTGGAAGCTGCTGGGCCAGGTGACCAGAGATATGCAAATTATAGTGGAAGAGTCGGATAACAGGCCTCCGGATTTGATAGTACCAGCAGATATTTGTGTAGAGGCTGGTACACTGATACAAGACCAGGTCACCGGTATTGACCCCGAAGGAATGGGGGTTCTGATGGAGGCTTTTGGAGGCCCTTTTGAATTTTCGAGCGGCAATGCTTCATTTTCTCCTGCCCCACCGGTTTATCAGCAATCTCCCGGCACGTTGAATTTCACATGGCAGACTGCTTGCAGCCATGTTCGGCAGCGGCCTTATGAAATTCGTTTCAAAGTGACAGACGAACCCGCCGATGGTGGTGCAAAGCTTGTGGATTTTGATACCTGGAACATCACCGTAGTGGCGCCAGCACCAACAGGACTTGCGGCAAGCTCAGAGCCCAATGGAGTGGTCAGGCTGTCGTGGGATGAGTACACTTGCTCAAATGCCGAATTGCTGCAAATTTGGCGACGGGTGGAGAGTTATGATTTCACACCGGCCAACTGTGAGGTGGGCATGCCGGCATATGCCGGTTATGAGCTAATCGACGTGGTTGACGTAGGTGCTCTCGGGTATACAGACGACAACCTGGGAGCCGGGTTAAATCCCGGCGCTTCCTATTGCTACCGGTTAGTTGCTTCATTTTATGAGCCTGAGGGTGGTCTTTCTTATGTGTCTGCGGAAGCTTGTGCTGTCATCAGGGCCGACGCACCGGTGATTACTCATGTGGATGTAGAAACCACTTCAACTGAAAACGGCAGAGTAAATGTATCATGGACGTCTCCATTTGATATTGACAAAGTCGATTTTCCACCACCTTATACTTACGAGGTGCTGAGAGCAAAAGGCCTGAATGGCGACAATGAAATAGTAAGCCTTGGCACAACGCAGGATACAACCTGGGTCGATCAGGGATTGAATACAGCAGACTTTCCATACAATTATCTGGTTCGCCACGTTGCTAACAATGGGCAGCTTGTTGGAGCTTCGTCGGCTGCCTCCACCGTCAGGCTTGAGCTGAAGTCAGACAGCACAAGTATTGACCTCAACTGGAGGTTTGATGTTCCCTGGTCAAACAATTCAAAAGAATTTCCGAAGCATTTCATCTATCGAAATAACGTAGACGTGGTCGACCCCGATGGCTTTTACCTTATTTCAAGCACAGACATCGCTGGTCAGGATTTTAAGTTTGCAGATACTCTGGGGCTGGTGCCTAAGACCGAATACTGCTATTATGTAACCACTCAGGGTAGCTACGGGAATCCCGCAATCGCTGCTCCGCTCCTCAACAGGTCACAGATTATCTGTGGCTACCTTGATGATAAAGTGCCGCCGTGCCTGCCGATTAGCCTGGCGCTCGACAATGCATTTTCCTGCGAGGCCCAAACTCAGTTTACTGATTGCGGAGCTAGCAACTTTTCTAACAGAATATTGTGGGAAAAGGAAGCTGTGTTTGAGTGCGAAGATGAGGCTGTGAGTTACAATGTATATTTTTCTGCTCTTGGTGAGGAGGGCACCTACAACCTGATTGCGCAGGTGAATACCACAGACTTCACCCACCAAAACCTAAAATCTTTCAAGGGCTGTTACAGGGTGGCGGCGGTGGACAACTCGGGAAATGAAAGCGAGTGGACGGATCCGGTATGCAACGATAACTGCCCTTATTTTGAGTTGCCCAATGTTTTTACACCCAACAACGACGGGAAGAATGACCTTTTTATCCCTTATTACAACGATGGAACCATTGCCGATTTTGACTTAACTAGGTGCATGCGTTTTGTGAAGTCGGTCGATTTTAAAGTATACGACAGGTCAGGGAAGATGGTGTTCTATACCAATTCCAGTGGTGTTGAAGGCTCAATTTTTATCAACTGGGCGGGACAGACGGAGGCAGGAATAGATCTCCCTTCGGGGGTCTACTATTATGTGGCCGATGTAGAATTTGATGTGCTGGATCAGCAGCAGGCCAAGGAAGAGTTGAAAGGCTGGGTTCAGCTGGTCAGGTGA
- the fabD gene encoding ACP S-malonyltransferase, whose amino-acid sequence MNAYVFPGQGAQFSGMGKELYDTNEKAKALFEKANEILGFRIIDVMFSGSDEELKQTKVTQPAIFIHSVVMAMVSDNFKPDMVAGHSLGEFSALVANKSLSFEDGLRLVSKRALAMQKACELTPSTMAAVLGLDDAKVEEVCASVTGEVVVPANYNCPGQLVISGSVKGIEIACEKMKEAGAKRALVLPVGGAFHSPLMEPARQELAAAIEATHFSQPICPVYQNVTTKGSVNIDEIKKNLISQLTAPVKWTQSVQNMVADGAINFIECGPGKVLQGLVKKISPEVSAGSL is encoded by the coding sequence ATGAATGCATATGTTTTCCCAGGGCAGGGGGCTCAGTTTTCCGGAATGGGCAAGGAGCTGTACGACACCAATGAAAAGGCAAAAGCGCTGTTCGAAAAAGCCAACGAAATACTGGGATTCAGGATTATAGATGTCATGTTCAGTGGCTCTGATGAAGAGCTAAAGCAAACTAAAGTCACCCAGCCGGCCATCTTTATACATTCAGTGGTAATGGCGATGGTTTCAGATAATTTCAAACCCGACATGGTAGCTGGCCATTCTCTTGGCGAATTCTCGGCACTTGTTGCCAATAAATCGCTCTCTTTTGAAGATGGGCTTCGCCTTGTTAGCAAGCGGGCGCTCGCCATGCAAAAAGCTTGTGAACTGACGCCGTCCACCATGGCAGCGGTGCTGGGACTCGACGACGCAAAGGTAGAGGAAGTTTGTGCTTCAGTTACTGGCGAGGTAGTAGTGCCTGCCAACTACAACTGCCCGGGTCAGTTGGTTATATCAGGGTCTGTGAAAGGGATAGAAATTGCTTGCGAGAAAATGAAAGAGGCAGGGGCAAAAAGGGCGTTGGTGTTGCCTGTTGGAGGAGCGTTTCATTCTCCGCTGATGGAGCCAGCCAGGCAAGAGCTCGCAGCTGCTATTGAGGCGACTCATTTCTCTCAGCCAATATGCCCGGTTTATCAAAATGTAACGACCAAAGGATCGGTTAACATTGATGAAATTAAAAAGAACTTGATTTCCCAGCTTACAGCTCCTGTAAAGTGGACACAGTCGGTTCAAAATATGGTGGCCGATGGTGCCATCAACTTCATTGAATGCGGCCCGGGTAAGGTACTTCAGGGGCTTGTGAAGAAAATTTCACCCGAGGTTTCTGCGGGTAGTTTGTGA
- the typA gene encoding translational GTPase TypA, translated as MSNNIRNIAIIAHVDHGKTTLVDKIIHQSKLFRENQEFGDLILDNNDLERERGITILSKNVSIRYKDVKINIIDTPGHSDFGGEVERVLKMADGVLLLVDAFEGPMPQTRFVLSKAIALGLKPIVVINKVDKENCRPDEVHEQVFELMYNLDATEDQLDFRTVYGSSKHGWMSHDWKVKTEDITALLDTILEVIPPAPLREGLPQMQITSLDFNAYTGRIAIGRVFQGKLVEGATVGLCKKNGVVKKVKIKEISVFEGLGRLRVPEVSAGDICALVGIEDFEIGDTITDADNPQPLPRISIDEPTMSMLFTINNSPFYGKEGKFVTSRHVRDRLFRETEKNLALRIEETTSEDKFLVYGRGVLHLSILIETMRREGYEFQVGQPQVLFKEVDGIRNEPIELLVVDVPQESAGKVIELATQKKAELKIMEPKGDLQHLEFEIPARGIIGLRNSVLTATQGEAIMTHRFLSYQPYKGPIPGRINGSIISVDTGSATAYKIDKLQDRGTFFVDPGDEVYGGMVIGEHSRNNDLVVNVQEGKKLTNVRASGTDDSAKIYPKRRFSLEEALEYIKKDEYVEVTPLSIRMRKIYLDENERKRMDAKMSE; from the coding sequence ATGTCTAATAATATCCGTAATATCGCTATCATAGCGCACGTTGACCACGGTAAAACTACTTTGGTTGACAAAATCATCCACCAGTCCAAGCTTTTCAGGGAAAACCAGGAGTTTGGGGACTTGATCCTTGACAACAATGACCTGGAAAGAGAGCGTGGCATCACCATCCTGTCGAAAAATGTATCTATTCGTTACAAAGACGTTAAGATCAACATTATCGACACCCCTGGTCACTCCGATTTCGGAGGTGAAGTAGAAAGGGTGCTGAAAATGGCTGATGGCGTGTTGCTTTTGGTGGATGCCTTTGAAGGCCCCATGCCTCAAACACGCTTTGTGTTAAGCAAGGCGATTGCACTGGGACTTAAGCCCATTGTGGTCATCAATAAGGTAGACAAAGAGAACTGTCGGCCTGACGAAGTACATGAGCAGGTGTTTGAGCTAATGTACAACCTTGATGCAACGGAAGATCAGCTGGATTTCAGAACTGTTTACGGTTCTTCGAAGCACGGCTGGATGAGCCACGACTGGAAAGTGAAGACAGAGGACATCACTGCTTTGCTCGACACGATATTAGAAGTAATTCCTCCAGCTCCTTTGAGAGAGGGCTTGCCACAAATGCAAATCACTTCTTTGGACTTTAATGCCTACACTGGCCGTATTGCCATTGGCAGAGTATTTCAGGGCAAACTTGTTGAAGGTGCCACTGTGGGTCTTTGCAAGAAAAACGGTGTTGTTAAGAAAGTGAAAATTAAGGAAATCAGTGTATTCGAAGGCCTGGGAAGGCTGCGTGTACCTGAAGTTTCCGCTGGTGATATTTGTGCGCTTGTAGGCATCGAAGACTTTGAAATCGGTGACACTATTACAGACGCAGATAATCCGCAGCCACTGCCAAGAATATCTATTGATGAGCCTACCATGAGTATGCTCTTCACCATCAACAACTCGCCTTTCTATGGTAAAGAAGGTAAATTCGTGACATCACGCCACGTAAGAGACCGACTTTTCAGAGAAACTGAGAAAAACCTAGCCCTTCGAATTGAAGAAACTACATCAGAAGACAAATTCCTCGTGTACGGCCGTGGTGTACTCCACTTGTCTATTCTTATCGAAACCATGCGCCGTGAAGGCTATGAGTTTCAGGTAGGCCAGCCGCAGGTGTTGTTCAAAGAAGTTGACGGCATCCGCAACGAGCCAATCGAACTTCTGGTAGTTGATGTACCTCAGGAGTCAGCTGGTAAGGTAATCGAACTCGCTACGCAAAAGAAGGCTGAGCTTAAGATTATGGAGCCAAAAGGCGACTTGCAGCACCTGGAATTTGAGATTCCTGCCCGTGGCATTATCGGACTAAGAAACAGTGTGCTTACGGCCACTCAGGGTGAAGCCATCATGACGCACCGATTCCTGAGCTACCAGCCTTACAAAGGCCCCATACCTGGCAGGATCAATGGTTCCATCATATCAGTGGACACCGGAAGCGCTACTGCCTACAAAATCGACAAACTTCAGGACAGAGGCACTTTCTTTGTTGATCCGGGAGATGAGGTGTACGGCGGCATGGTCATTGGAGAGCACTCAAGAAATAACGACCTTGTTGTGAACGTTCAGGAGGGCAAAAAACTTACCAACGTAAGGGCATCCGGAACTGACGATAGTGCGAAGATCTACCCAAAAAGAAGGTTCTCTTTGGAAGAAGCACTGGAGTATATCAAGAAAGACGAATACGTGGAAGTGACTCCTCTCTCTATCAGGATGAGAAAAATCTATCTTGATGAAAATGAGCGGAAACGCATGGACGCTAAAATGTCGGAGTAA
- a CDS encoding MmcQ/YjbR family DNA-binding protein has translation MVTIEVFRKIASSFPGVEEKPHFDRAAFKARVIFATLHEASHTANLKFNEVDQSVFCEFEKGVYAVPNKWGQQGWTTFELDKVPEELMKDALETAYKESLKKKTK, from the coding sequence TTGGTAACCATAGAGGTATTTAGAAAAATTGCGTCGTCGTTTCCGGGGGTCGAAGAAAAACCTCATTTCGACAGAGCTGCGTTCAAAGCCAGGGTGATATTTGCTACCCTTCATGAGGCCAGCCACACTGCCAACCTCAAGTTCAACGAAGTAGATCAATCGGTTTTCTGCGAATTTGAAAAAGGGGTATATGCGGTTCCCAACAAATGGGGCCAGCAGGGCTGGACTACGTTTGAGCTGGATAAAGTACCAGAAGAGCTTATGAAAGATGCACTGGAAACAGCTTACAAAGAATCACTAAAAAAGAAGACGAAATAA